A region of Campylobacter armoricus DNA encodes the following proteins:
- a CDS encoding urease accessory protein UreF: MNKLNFLLLQISDSSFPIGAFSHSFGLESYVNFGYIKNIEDAKKFLKTQLYSNILYFELLALKIAYENANDIEKLLLYQRKFLSSIVAKEQSQAYVFLAKRFVKNVSLYGLSNSLLNQYIKENQTPIYPFAYALFCKDNELDFMYESFLFALMSNFINILVKIVPLSQNEGQILLFQLQQDFQKVLSKLKNLSLKDWCENHNILNDYLGIKHQNLAFKIYIS; encoded by the coding sequence ATGAATAAATTAAATTTTTTACTTTTACAAATTAGTGATTCTTCTTTTCCTATAGGAGCTTTTTCACATTCTTTTGGTTTAGAATCTTATGTGAATTTTGGTTATATAAAAAATATAGAAGATGCCAAAAAATTTTTAAAAACTCAGCTTTATTCTAATATTTTGTATTTTGAGCTTTTAGCTTTGAAGATAGCTTATGAAAATGCAAATGATATAGAAAAATTACTGCTTTATCAAAGAAAATTTTTATCAAGTATAGTCGCAAAAGAACAAAGTCAAGCTTATGTTTTTTTGGCTAAACGCTTTGTAAAAAATGTCAGTCTTTATGGATTATCAAATTCTTTATTAAATCAATACATTAAAGAAAATCAAACTCCTATTTATCCTTTTGCATATGCTTTATTTTGTAAAGATAATGAGCTTGATTTTATGTATGAAAGTTTTTTGTTTGCTTTGATGAGTAATTTTATTAATATTCTTGTTAAAATTGTACCTTTATCGCAAAATGAAGGGCAAATTTTACTTTTTCAATTACAGCAAGATTTTCAAAAAGTTCTTTCTAAATTAAAAAATTTAAGTTTAAAAGATTGGTGTGAAAATCACAATATCTTAAATGATTATTTGGGTATAAAACACCAAAATTTAGCATTTAAAATTTATATTTCTTAA
- a CDS encoding urease accessory protein UreE yields MILLQNKITHYDLNKECDFLELSWFDTFKKILRTTTLKGLDIAIKMPDNKGLNHNDCLYDEDFLILVKIKPEKVLKIHIENEYNLALISYQVGNMHLNLFYKDHKLITLEQNSIIRFLEKFNIKYEKCEEILEPKYMLDMPSFIQVDPNFKLIKE; encoded by the coding sequence ATGATTTTACTTCAAAATAAAATAACGCATTATGATTTGAATAAAGAATGTGATTTTTTAGAGCTTAGTTGGTTTGATACTTTTAAAAAAATATTAAGAACAACAACTTTAAAAGGGCTTGATATTGCTATAAAAATGCCTGATAATAAAGGTTTAAATCATAATGATTGTTTATATGATGAGGATTTTTTAATTTTAGTGAAAATCAAACCTGAGAAGGTTTTAAAAATTCACATAGAAAATGAATATAACCTTGCTTTAATAAGTTATCAAGTGGGTAATATGCATTTAAATTTATTTTATAAAGATCATAAACTCATCACTTTGGAACAAAACTCTATTATAAGGTTTTTGGAAAAATTTAATATAAAATACGAAAAATGTGAGGAAATTTTAGAGCCAAAATATATGCTTGATATGCCAAGTTTTATTCAAGTTGATCCAAATTTTAAACTTATTAAAGAGTAA
- the ureB gene encoding urease subunit beta, with amino-acid sequence MHFTQQQLQRLMLHYAGKIAKDRKEQKIKLNYNEALAYICYELMELARKNLSVSELMSIGKTLLTSEDVIDGVASMLDEIQIELPFEDGTKLVTIHEPIANDDKIKAGEIFLSSEFIILNENKTSIEIKVSNKGDRPIQVGSHFHFFEVNRFLSFDREKAYGKRLNIASGTSVRFEPGEEKTISLIEFGGLKKVLGFNNLCDDFINDENKTKALSKAKEKGFL; translated from the coding sequence ATGCATTTTACTCAGCAGCAATTGCAACGATTAATGCTTCATTATGCAGGGAAGATCGCTAAAGATAGAAAAGAACAAAAAATAAAATTAAATTATAATGAAGCTTTAGCTTATATATGTTATGAATTAATGGAACTTGCAAGAAAAAATTTAAGTGTAAGTGAATTGATGAGTATAGGAAAAACTTTACTTACAAGTGAAGATGTAATTGATGGTGTTGCAAGTATGCTTGATGAAATTCAAATAGAACTTCCTTTTGAAGATGGTACAAAATTAGTTACCATACACGAACCTATAGCAAATGATGATAAAATAAAAGCTGGAGAGATATTTTTATCATCAGAATTTATTATACTTAATGAAAATAAAACTTCTATAGAAATCAAAGTAAGCAATAAAGGTGATCGTCCTATACAAGTTGGTTCGCATTTTCATTTCTTTGAAGTTAATCGCTTTTTGTCTTTTGATAGAGAAAAAGCTTATGGAAAAAGATTAAATATCGCTTCAGGAACAAGTGTGAGATTTGAACCAGGTGAAGAAAAAACAATTAGTTTGATTGAATTTGGTGGTTTAAAAAAGGTTTTAGGTTTTAATAATCTTTGTGATGATTTTATTAATGATGAAAATAAAACTAAAGCTTTATCAAAAGCAAAAGAGAAAGGATTTCTTTGA
- a CDS encoding adenylate kinase — protein MIFLIGGQGHSGKTLLAQRLLEKFSYPYLSLDHLKMGLIKGMKDFPFKANEDEKIAEFLFPIVDGIIQTCIENEQNLIIEGIYLTPKKLQKFQNHSNIKILYIIFSKEYILQNYELIYKKENVIEKRLFSEKEEINTLILNHQKLKAQCENLNLSFIEIQKDYEAELKNAIDFFA, from the coding sequence ATGATTTTTTTAATTGGAGGGCAAGGTCATAGTGGAAAGACCTTGCTTGCTCAAAGACTTCTTGAAAAATTTTCTTATCCTTATTTGAGTTTAGATCATTTAAAAATGGGTTTGATTAAAGGAATGAAAGATTTCCCTTTTAAAGCAAATGAGGATGAAAAAATAGCTGAGTTTTTATTTCCTATTGTAGATGGTATAATTCAAACTTGTATAGAAAATGAACAAAATTTAATCATTGAAGGAATTTATCTTACTCCAAAAAAGCTACAAAAATTTCAAAATCATTCTAATATTAAAATACTTTATATCATTTTTTCAAAAGAATATATTTTACAAAATTATGAATTAATTTATAAAAAAGAAAATGTTATAGAAAAGCGTTTATTTAGTGAAAAAGAAGAAATAAATACTCTTATTTTAAATCATCAAAAACTTAAAGCTCAATGTGAAAATTTAAATCTTTCTTTTATTGAAATTCAAAAAGACTATGAAGCTGAATTAAAAAATGCAATAGATTTTTTTGCTTAA
- the ureC gene encoding urease subunit alpha yields the protein MIKISKKDYVNMYGPTTNDRVRLADTDLILRVEKDYTLYGEEVKFGGGKNIRDGMAQSVSEGDFPDLVLTNALIVDYTGIYKADIGIKNGYIVGIGKAGNPDIQDGVDPSLIIGTSTDIIGAEGLIVTAGGIDTHIHFISPTQIECALYSGVTTMIGGGIGPSEGTNATTCTSGVYHIHSMLKATQNYPMNFGFLGKGNSSDKNALKEQIIAGVCGLKIHEDWGATSSVINASLNIADEMDIQVAIHTDTLNEAGFVEDTIKAINGRVIHTFHTEGAGGGHAPDIIKMAGFENVLPASTNPTMPFTKNTIDEHLDMLMVCHHLDNKIKEDVEFADSRIRPETIAAEDKLHDMGVFSIMSSDSQAMGRVGEVILRTWQSADKCKKEFGALKEDNDLDDNFRIKRYIAKYTINPAIAHGIDSYVGSIEVGKFADLVLWQPKFFGVKPKLILKGGLIVGAKIGDANASIPTPEPIIYEKMFGANLNENALHFVSKASLDANIPEKLSLKRKCVAVKNCRNITKKDLKFNDKVQDIEVNPQTYEVKINGELISSKSVDSLALARKYFMI from the coding sequence TTGATTAAGATTAGCAAAAAAGACTATGTGAATATGTATGGTCCAACAACTAATGATAGAGTAAGATTAGCAGATACAGATTTAATTTTAAGAGTAGAAAAAGATTATACTTTATATGGCGAAGAAGTTAAATTTGGTGGTGGTAAAAATATCAGAGATGGTATGGCTCAAAGTGTGAGTGAGGGAGACTTTCCAGATTTAGTTTTAACTAATGCTTTGATTGTTGATTATACTGGTATTTATAAAGCAGATATTGGGATAAAAAATGGCTATATAGTAGGTATAGGAAAAGCAGGTAATCCTGATATACAAGATGGAGTTGATCCTAGCTTAATTATAGGCACAAGTACTGATATTATCGGTGCAGAAGGTTTAATAGTAACTGCAGGTGGTATTGATACTCATATACATTTTATCTCCCCAACTCAAATTGAATGTGCTTTATATAGTGGTGTTACTACTATGATAGGAGGTGGCATAGGACCAAGTGAGGGAACAAATGCTACAACTTGCACAAGTGGAGTTTATCATATACATTCTATGTTAAAAGCTACACAGAACTACCCTATGAATTTTGGCTTTTTAGGTAAAGGAAATTCAAGTGATAAAAATGCCTTAAAAGAGCAAATTATAGCCGGTGTATGTGGTTTAAAAATTCATGAAGATTGGGGTGCTACTTCTAGTGTGATTAATGCTAGTTTAAATATAGCTGATGAAATGGATATACAAGTAGCTATTCATACAGATACTTTAAATGAAGCAGGTTTTGTAGAAGATACGATTAAAGCTATTAATGGTAGAGTTATTCATACTTTCCATACTGAAGGCGCAGGTGGTGGCCATGCTCCTGATATTATTAAAATGGCAGGTTTTGAAAATGTTTTACCTGCAAGTACTAATCCTACTATGCCTTTTACTAAAAATACCATTGATGAGCATTTAGATATGCTTATGGTTTGTCATCATTTAGATAATAAAATCAAAGAAGATGTTGAATTTGCAGATAGTAGAATTCGCCCTGAAACTATAGCAGCAGAAGATAAACTTCATGATATGGGTGTTTTTAGTATTATGAGTAGTGATTCTCAAGCTATGGGACGCGTAGGTGAAGTGATTTTAAGAACATGGCAAAGTGCTGATAAATGTAAAAAAGAATTTGGCGCTTTGAAAGAAGATAATGATTTAGATGATAATTTTCGTATTAAACGCTATATAGCAAAATATACTATAAATCCTGCTATTGCACATGGGATTGATAGCTATGTTGGTTCTATTGAAGTAGGAAAATTTGCTGATTTAGTGCTTTGGCAACCTAAATTTTTTGGAGTAAAACCAAAGCTTATTTTAAAAGGCGGTTTAATAGTAGGTGCAAAAATAGGCGATGCTAATGCTTCTATCCCAACACCTGAGCCTATTATCTATGAAAAAATGTTTGGAGCAAATTTAAATGAAAATGCTTTACATTTTGTTTCTAAAGCTTCTTTAGATGCTAATATACCTGAAAAATTAAGTTTAAAAAGAAAATGTGTTGCAGTAAAAAATTGTAGAAATATCACTAAAAAAGATTTGAAATTTAATGATAAAGTTCAAGATATAGAAGTAAATCCACAAACTTATGAAGTTAAAATAAATGGTGAGCTTATTAGCTCTAAGAGTGTTGATTCTTTAGCTTTAGCTAGAAAATATTTTATGATTTGA